One window of the Pseudofrankia sp. DC12 genome contains the following:
- a CDS encoding excinuclease ABC subunit UvrA: protein MSMATRTPTQSPAPHVADSQDLIRVHGARVNNLKDVTVELPKRRLTVFTGVSGSGKSSLVFGTIAAESQRLINETYSAFVQGFMPTLARPEVDVLEGLTTAIIVDQQRMGADTRSTVGTATDANAMLRILFSRLGQPHIGPPNAFSFNVPSVRASGAITVERGGHSQAVKKTFNRLGGMCPRCEGRGSVSDIDLAQLFDDSRSLADGALTIPGYHAGGWNGRLYTESGFVDPNKPIRDYTQKELTDFLYREPVRMKIAGINMTYEGLVLRVQKSMLSKDPDALQPHIRAFVDRAVTFMVCPECAGTRLAESARSSRIGGVNIADVCALQISDLAGWVRGLTEPRGPDGSRSDLAGVGVAPLLASLLRTLESFVEIGLGYLSLDRPSGTLSGGEAQRVKMIRQLGSSLTDVTYVFDEPTTGLHPHDIQRMNELLLRLRDKGNTVLIVEHKPEMIAIADHVVDLGPGAGTGGGTVCFEGTVEGLRASDTVTGRHLDDRATIKDSVRTPTGKLEIRGATTHNLRDVDVDIPLGVLVVVTGVAGSGKSSLVHGSISAGAGVVSVDQGAIRGSRRSNPATYTGLLEPIRKAFAKANGVKPALFSANSEGACPTCNGAGVIYTDLGMMAGVATTCEDCEGKRFDASVLEYRFGRRDISEVLAMSVIEAAEFFGAGEARTPAAHAILGRLADVGLGYLTLGQPLTTLSGGERQRLRLATVVDMRPGAGRAEKGGVYVLDEPTAGLHLADVEQLLGLLDRIVDAGKSVIVVEHHQAVMAHADWIIDLGPGAGHDGGRIVFEGPPADLVAARSTLTGQHLADYVTPRAA, encoded by the coding sequence ATGAGCATGGCCACGAGGACACCGACGCAGTCGCCCGCGCCGCACGTTGCCGACAGCCAGGACCTGATCCGCGTGCACGGCGCGCGCGTGAACAACCTCAAGGACGTCACCGTCGAGCTCCCGAAGCGACGGCTGACGGTGTTCACCGGCGTCTCCGGCTCGGGCAAGAGCTCGCTGGTGTTCGGCACGATCGCCGCGGAATCGCAGCGGCTGATCAACGAGACCTACAGCGCCTTCGTGCAGGGCTTCATGCCGACGCTGGCCCGGCCCGAGGTCGACGTTCTCGAAGGGCTGACGACCGCGATCATCGTGGACCAGCAGCGGATGGGCGCCGACACCCGCTCCACGGTCGGCACCGCCACCGATGCCAACGCGATGCTGCGGATCCTGTTCAGCCGCCTTGGTCAGCCGCACATCGGCCCGCCCAACGCGTTCTCCTTCAACGTCCCCTCGGTCCGAGCCAGCGGCGCGATCACGGTCGAGCGCGGCGGACACAGCCAGGCCGTGAAGAAGACCTTCAACCGTCTCGGCGGCATGTGCCCGCGCTGCGAGGGCCGGGGATCGGTCTCCGACATCGACCTGGCCCAGCTCTTCGACGACTCCAGGTCGCTGGCCGACGGTGCCCTGACGATTCCCGGCTACCACGCCGGTGGCTGGAACGGCCGTCTCTACACCGAGTCGGGGTTCGTCGACCCGAACAAGCCGATCCGCGACTACACCCAGAAGGAGCTGACCGACTTCCTTTACAGGGAGCCGGTCAGGATGAAGATCGCCGGCATCAACATGACCTACGAGGGCCTGGTCCTCCGGGTGCAGAAGTCGATGCTGTCCAAGGATCCCGACGCGCTCCAGCCGCACATCCGGGCCTTCGTGGACCGGGCCGTGACGTTCATGGTCTGCCCGGAGTGCGCGGGTACCCGGCTGGCCGAGTCGGCTCGGTCCTCGCGGATCGGGGGCGTCAACATCGCCGACGTCTGCGCGCTGCAGATCAGCGACCTGGCCGGGTGGGTCCGCGGCCTGACCGAGCCCCGGGGACCCGACGGATCGCGAAGCGATCTGGCGGGAGTAGGCGTCGCGCCGCTGCTGGCGTCCCTGCTGCGCACGCTCGAGTCGTTCGTGGAGATCGGTCTGGGCTACCTCTCGCTCGACCGGCCGTCGGGCACGCTGTCGGGCGGCGAGGCCCAGCGGGTCAAGATGATCCGCCAGCTCGGCTCCTCCCTCACCGACGTCACCTACGTCTTCGACGAGCCCACCACCGGCCTGCACCCGCACGACATCCAGCGGATGAACGAGCTGCTGCTGCGGCTGCGCGACAAGGGCAACACGGTGCTCATCGTCGAGCACAAGCCAGAGATGATCGCGATCGCCGACCACGTCGTCGACCTCGGCCCGGGCGCCGGCACCGGCGGCGGCACCGTCTGCTTCGAGGGCACCGTCGAGGGGCTGCGCGCGAGCGACACCGTCACCGGCCGCCACCTCGACGACCGGGCCACGATCAAGGACTCGGTGCGCACGCCGACCGGCAAGCTGGAGATCCGCGGCGCGACGACCCACAACCTGCGCGATGTCGACGTCGACATCCCGCTCGGGGTGCTGGTCGTCGTCACCGGCGTCGCCGGTTCCGGGAAGAGCTCGCTGGTGCACGGGTCGATCTCGGCCGGCGCGGGCGTCGTGTCGGTCGACCAAGGCGCCATCCGCGGCTCGCGGCGCAGCAACCCGGCGACCTACACGGGGCTGCTGGAGCCGATCCGCAAGGCGTTCGCGAAGGCCAACGGCGTGAAGCCGGCGCTGTTCAGCGCCAACTCCGAGGGTGCCTGCCCGACCTGCAACGGCGCCGGCGTCATCTACACCGACCTCGGGATGATGGCCGGGGTCGCCACCACCTGCGAGGACTGCGAGGGGAAGCGGTTCGACGCCTCGGTGCTGGAGTACCGGTTCGGCCGCCGTGACATCAGCGAGGTACTCGCGATGTCGGTGATCGAAGCGGCGGAGTTCTTCGGCGCCGGCGAGGCGCGCACGCCGGCCGCGCACGCCATCCTCGGCCGGCTCGCCGACGTCGGGCTCGGCTACCTCACCCTGGGCCAGCCGCTGACGACACTCTCCGGTGGCGAGCGGCAGCGGCTCAGGCTCGCCACCGTGGTGGACATGCGGCCAGGTGCGGGCCGGGCCGAGAAGGGCGGCGTCTACGTCCTCGACGAGCCGACCGCGGGCCTGCACCTCGCGGACGTCGAGCAGCTGCTAGGCCTGCTCGACCGGATCGTCGACGCCGGCAAGTCGGTGATCGTCGTCGAGCACCACCAGGCGGTGATGGCGCACGCCGACTGGATCATCGACCTCGGCCCCGGTGCCGGGCATGACGGCGGCCGGATCGTCTTCGAGGGACCCCCGGCCGACCTCGTCGCCGCCCGCTCGACCCTCACCGGCCAGCACCTCGCCGACTACGTCACACCCCGCGCCGCGTAG
- a CDS encoding VOC family protein encodes MDLTLARCFVQINDPDLALAFYRDALGLEVRKDVANEGFRWITVGAPSQPGVEIVLTNFLQGSPADTEAIAALVAKGALNGVHFHTDDLDGTFEKVRASGAEIVQEPTEQFWGTKDCAVRDPSGNLVRIDQLPAA; translated from the coding sequence ATGGACCTCACACTTGCCCGCTGCTTCGTCCAGATCAACGACCCAGACCTCGCCCTGGCCTTCTACCGGGACGCCCTCGGGCTCGAGGTGCGCAAGGACGTCGCCAACGAGGGCTTCCGCTGGATCACGGTCGGCGCCCCGTCCCAGCCCGGCGTCGAGATCGTTCTCACGAACTTCCTCCAGGGCAGCCCGGCCGACACCGAGGCGATCGCCGCCCTGGTCGCCAAGGGAGCCCTCAACGGCGTCCACTTCCACACCGACGATTTGGACGGCACCTTCGAGAAGGTGCGTGCCTCGGGCGCCGAGATCGTGCAGGAGCCGACCGAGCAGTTCTGGGGAACCAAGGACTGCGCCGTGCGCGACCCGTCCGGCAACCTGGTGCGCATCGACCAGCTGCCCGCCGCCTGA
- a CDS encoding helix-turn-helix transcriptional regulator — translation MTPEDLANLAHLRRARDLMDREYARPLDVAALARAALMSTAHFSRQFRAAYGETPYAYLMTRRIERAKALLRRGGLSVTDVCMAVGCTSLGSFSARFTELVGETPTAYRARDHGGLAGVPGCVAKDLTRPSRRPRGGPSRIGEAPGPTVP, via the coding sequence GTGACGCCGGAGGATCTCGCCAACCTCGCGCACCTGCGTCGCGCCCGCGACCTGATGGACCGTGAGTACGCCCGCCCGCTGGACGTGGCCGCGCTCGCCCGGGCCGCGCTGATGTCGACCGCGCACTTCTCCCGGCAGTTCCGCGCCGCGTACGGGGAGACGCCCTACGCGTACCTGATGACCCGGCGTATCGAGCGGGCGAAGGCGCTGCTGCGCCGGGGCGGCCTGTCGGTCACCGACGTCTGCATGGCGGTCGGCTGTACGTCGCTCGGCTCGTTCAGCGCCCGCTTCACCGAGCTGGTGGGGGAGACGCCGACGGCCTACCGGGCCCGTGACCACGGCGGGCTCGCCGGCGTGCCGGGCTGCGTCGCCAAGGACCTCACCCGCCCCAGCCGCAGACCGCGCGGTGGACCGAGCAGGATCGGAGAAGCGCCCGGGCCCACGGTTCCTTAG
- a CDS encoding PKD domain-containing protein encodes MSVVPTQVELEVTADASGSSGSGTLRYTFDFGDGAATFGPQTGGTAKHSYTATGTRRDSPPRAHRPAGPRPSNR; translated from the coding sequence GTGTCCGTCGTCCCCACGCAGGTCGAGCTGGAGGTCACCGCGGACGCGTCGGGGTCCAGCGGCTCCGGGACTCTGCGGTACACGTTCGACTTCGGCGACGGCGCGGCCACCTTCGGCCCGCAGACCGGCGGCACGGCCAAGCACAGCTACACCGCGACCGGCACCCGTAGGGACTCGCCGCCGCGCGCGCACCGGCCGGCGGGTCCTCGTCCGAGTAACCGATGA
- a CDS encoding alpha/beta hydrolase, whose product MTTSTPVIFIHGLWLHASSWGPWLDLFRSAGYEPAAPGWPGDPDTVEEARSNSDAMAGHGIDDVVAHYAEIISHLPAKPVLVGHSFGGMIAQRLLGQDLAGAAVAIDAAQIKGVLPLPLSALRATLPVFKNPSNKNKTVPLTAEQFRYAFGNAIPEDESQQLFDTWVMPAPGKPLFEAAAANFDPHSPAAVNTKNEGRGPLLLIAGGKDHTVPEVVTRATLKQYRHSSAVTDILGFPDRGHSLTIDHGWREVADASLAWLHKQGL is encoded by the coding sequence ATGACAACCTCGACCCCGGTGATCTTCATCCACGGGCTGTGGCTGCACGCCTCGTCCTGGGGACCCTGGCTGGACCTGTTCCGAAGCGCCGGCTACGAGCCCGCCGCCCCTGGCTGGCCGGGCGACCCGGACACGGTGGAGGAGGCCAGGTCCAACTCGGACGCCATGGCCGGCCACGGCATCGACGACGTCGTCGCCCACTACGCGGAGATCATCTCGCACCTCCCGGCCAAGCCGGTCCTGGTCGGGCACTCGTTCGGCGGGATGATCGCTCAGCGCCTTCTCGGCCAGGACCTCGCCGGCGCCGCCGTCGCGATCGACGCCGCCCAGATCAAGGGCGTGCTGCCGCTGCCGCTCTCGGCGCTGCGCGCCACGCTGCCGGTGTTCAAGAACCCGAGCAACAAGAACAAGACCGTCCCGCTGACGGCGGAGCAGTTCCGGTACGCCTTCGGGAACGCCATTCCCGAGGACGAGTCCCAGCAGCTGTTCGACACCTGGGTCATGCCCGCCCCCGGCAAGCCACTGTTCGAGGCCGCGGCCGCCAACTTCGACCCGCATTCACCCGCCGCGGTCAACACCAAGAACGAGGGCCGCGGCCCGCTCCTGCTGATCGCCGGCGGGAAGGACCACACGGTTCCGGAGGTCGTGACCCGGGCGACGCTGAAGCAGTACCGCCACTCCTCGGCGGTCACCGACATCCTCGGCTTCCCCGACCGCGGGCACTCGCTGACGATCGACCACGGCTGGCGCGAGGTCGCGGACGCCTCGCTCGCCTGGCTGCACAAGCAGGGGCTGTAA
- a CDS encoding PIN domain-containing protein codes for MEIQRRLVLDANILIRAVLGRHVRQIILDHSDRVSFFAPEVAFADVRRYLPPLLEKRAVDAAAVAQALLTLEHLGTVVHPVAEDFYVAHRTTAMARIAARDENDWPILATALMLDCPVWTEDQDFFGTGVPTWTTDRIELFLTEYD; via the coding sequence ATGGAGATCCAGCGGCGACTGGTCCTGGATGCCAACATCCTGATCCGGGCCGTCCTCGGGCGTCACGTCCGCCAGATCATCCTCGACCACTCCGACCGGGTCAGCTTCTTCGCCCCCGAGGTCGCCTTCGCTGACGTACGGCGCTACCTGCCACCGCTGCTGGAGAAGCGCGCAGTGGACGCAGCGGCCGTCGCACAGGCGCTGCTCACCCTCGAGCACCTCGGGACCGTCGTCCATCCTGTCGCAGAGGACTTCTACGTCGCCCATCGCACGACAGCTATGGCCCGGATCGCCGCGCGAGACGAGAACGACTGGCCGATCCTTGCGACCGCACTGATGCTCGACTGCCCGGTCTGGACCGAGGATCAGGACTTCTTCGGCACAGGCGTACCCACCTGGACCACCGACCGGATCGAACTCTTCCTCACGGAATACGACTAA
- a CDS encoding DUF86 domain-containing protein produces the protein MRRDELYLVDMIEAAAAATTFVQDVDETAFGASDLIQSAVLQKLLVIGEAAGRVSPEIREHWPDVPWRSVTGFRNIAVHTYFEVDWSIVWRIATTALRELQEQLTMLLKAEFPLVASQLDQPH, from the coding sequence ATGCGGCGTGATGAGCTGTACCTCGTCGACATGATCGAAGCGGCAGCCGCCGCGACAACGTTCGTCCAGGACGTCGACGAGACCGCGTTCGGAGCGAGTGACCTGATCCAGAGTGCTGTTCTGCAGAAGCTCCTGGTGATCGGCGAGGCGGCCGGGCGAGTCTCGCCCGAGATTCGCGAGCACTGGCCGGACGTTCCATGGCGCTCCGTCACCGGCTTCCGCAACATCGCCGTTCACACATACTTCGAGGTCGACTGGTCAATCGTGTGGCGCATCGCCACGACCGCGCTGCGCGAGCTCCAGGAGCAACTGACAATGCTCCTCAAGGCAGAGTTCCCGCTCGTCGCCAGCCAACTCGACCAGCCGCACTGA
- a CDS encoding nucleotidyltransferase domain-containing protein: MTVDLRDDRIAEVCRRYGVAELSVFGSVARGDDTDSSDVDLLYVLAPDSKLGFEIVDLRDDLEKIVGRHVDLVPKSRLKWVIRDRVLAEARVLYAA, from the coding sequence GTGACCGTCGACCTTCGTGACGACCGGATCGCCGAGGTGTGCCGGCGCTACGGCGTCGCCGAGTTGTCCGTCTTCGGCTCGGTGGCTCGCGGCGACGACACCGACTCCTCGGACGTCGACCTGCTGTACGTGCTGGCGCCCGACTCGAAGCTCGGCTTCGAGATCGTCGATCTCCGGGATGATCTCGAGAAGATCGTCGGCCGTCACGTCGACCTGGTTCCCAAGTCCCGGCTGAAATGGGTCATCCGCGATCGGGTGCTCGCGGAGGCCAGGGTCCTCTATGCGGCGTGA